The proteins below come from a single Xyrauchen texanus isolate HMW12.3.18 chromosome 1, RBS_HiC_50CHRs, whole genome shotgun sequence genomic window:
- the cckar gene encoding cholecystokinin receptor type A has translation METFTIQDMLINSTDIYKILCGLGIGNMSECKNDSDATFEPKDINQTVRIVMYIIIFLLSVIGNSLIIAVLVRNRRMRTVTNLFLLSLAISDLMLCLFCMPFTLIPNLMKDFIFGNGVCKVATYFMGISVSVSTFNLVAISLERYSAICNPFKSRTWQTKSHAAKVITATWVVSFLLMLPYPIGSTLVPFMRNNNSTGNMCRLVWPSDVMQAWYVFLLLTLFLVPGIIMMTAYGLTSIELYRGIQFEMANRRSSRDKEYSTASLKHGESDGCYQASKRKRSDSGLSSTKNKLSRVCSNSPTANLMAKKRVIRMLLVIVGLFFLCWTPIFAVNAWRAFDRRSADRLLSGAPISFIHLLSYTSACVNPIVYCFMNKRFRQGVLATFPCCRADHDEVSRGSSRRSAGAAGGLGTLFGTGGGRQANGTTETSGTLTRLTNSNIRGSAQS, from the exons atggAGACATTTACCATTCAGGATATGCTCATCAATTCCAcagatatatataaaatattatgtgGACTGGGAATCGGGAATATGTCTGAGTGCAAAAACGACAGTGACGCCACATTCGAACCGAAAg ATATAAACCAGACGGTGCGGATTGTGATGTACATTATCATCTTCCTCCTGAGTGTCATAGGCAatagccttatcattgctgtctTGGTGCGGAACCGACGTATGCGTACAGTAACCAATCTGTTCCTGCTGTCTCTGGCCATCAGTGATCTCATGCTGTGTCTCTTCTGCATGCCCTTCACCCTCATCCCCAACCTCATGAAGGACTTCATCTTCGGCAATGGCGTGTGCAAAGTTGCCACTTATTTCATGG GTATTTCAGTGAGCGTATCCACATTTAACCTTGTGGCAATTTCTCTGGAACGCTACAGTGCTATCTGCAACCCCTTTAAGTCCCGCACCTGGCAGACAAAGTCCCACGCCGCAAAAGTCATCACAGCCACTTGGGTCGTATCTTTTCTGCTTATGTTGCCGTATCCGATAGGCAGCACCCTAGTGCCTTTCATGCGCAATAACAATAGCACTGGTAACATGTGTCGATTGGTTTGGCCCAGTGATGTTATGCAAGCCTG GTATGTTTTCCTGTTGCTGACACTCTTCCTTGTGCCCGGGATCATAATGATGACAGCTTATGGCCTCACCTCAATCGAACTTTACAGAGGAATTCAATTTGAAATGGCTAATAGGAGGTCAAGCAGAG ACAAAGAATACAGCACTGCAAGTCTAAAACATGGAGAAAGTGATGGCTGCTACCAAGCGTCCAAGAGGAAGCGCTCAGATTCCGGTTTGAgcagcacaaaaaacaaactcagtAGGGTTTGCAGCAACAGCCCTACGGCAAATCTCATGGCCAAGAAACGTGTCATACGCATGCTGTTAGTTATCGTAGGGCttttctttctctgctggacGCCGATCTTTGCAGTTAACGCCTGGCGGGCCTTTGACAGACGTTCAGCTGATCGTCTCCTCTCAGGAGCACCAATATCCTTCATCCACTTGCTGTCCTACACCTCCGCCTGTGTCAACCCTATAGTCTACTGTTTTATGAACAAGCGGTTCAGACAAGGTGTGCTGGCGACCTTTCCCTGCTGCAGGGCTGATCACGATGAGGTGAGCAGGGGCAGCAGCCGGCGCAGTGCTGGAGCAGCTGGAGGGCTGGGAACTCTGTTTGGGACAGGAGGAGGTAGACAGGCTAACGGGACTACAGAAACCTCTGGAACACTTACCAGGCTGACCAATTCCAATATTCGAGGGTCTGCACAATCATAA